Proteins from a single region of Chryseobacterium sp. T16E-39:
- a CDS encoding polysaccharide deacetylase family protein, producing the protein MVLLSFDIEEFDMPLEYKGEIPFDRQISISQTGLERILDLLKKHQVKATFFSTVVFAENSKHLIERLLKEGHELASHTWFHSEFEEKHLQESREKLEDLFSTKVTGLRMPRMMPVNETAVEKAGYSYNSSVNPTFLPGRYNNLKVSRTYFKEGNVTQIPASVSPNFRIPLFWLSFHNFPLSIYKKIASDSLKKDGYLNVYFHPWEFAEIKDEAFKLPGFTVKNSGSDMVERFDEFIGWLKNKKYSFGTFQEFQKKIES; encoded by the coding sequence ATGGTTTTATTAAGTTTTGACATTGAAGAATTTGATATGCCATTAGAATACAAAGGAGAAATTCCCTTTGATAGGCAGATTTCCATTTCCCAGACCGGGTTGGAAAGGATTCTTGATCTTTTGAAAAAACACCAGGTAAAGGCTACTTTTTTTTCGACGGTAGTTTTTGCAGAGAACAGTAAACATTTAATTGAAAGATTATTGAAAGAGGGGCATGAATTAGCTTCTCATACCTGGTTTCATTCAGAGTTCGAAGAAAAGCATTTGCAGGAATCAAGAGAAAAACTTGAAGATTTATTTTCAACGAAAGTCACCGGGCTTAGAATGCCCAGAATGATGCCTGTGAATGAAACTGCCGTTGAAAAAGCAGGATATTCTTACAATTCTTCTGTTAACCCGACTTTCTTACCTGGAAGATACAACAATTTAAAAGTATCAAGAACGTATTTCAAAGAAGGAAATGTTACTCAGATTCCGGCGTCGGTTTCACCCAATTTCAGGATACCTTTATTCTGGTTGAGTTTTCACAATTTTCCTTTATCAATTTACAAAAAAATAGCTTCAGACAGCCTTAAAAAAGACGGTTATCTTAATGTTTACTTTCATCCCTGGGAGTTTGCTGAAATTAAGGATGAAGCATTTAAACTTCCCGGATTTACAGTGAAAAACTCAGGTAGCGATATGGTGGAAAGATTTGATGAATTTATAGGCTGGCTTAAAAATAAAAAATATAGCTTTGGAACATTCCAGGAATTTCAAAAAAAGATAGAATCATGA
- the hisB gene encoding bifunctional histidinol-phosphatase/imidazoleglycerol-phosphate dehydratase HisB, translating to MKKVLFIDRDGTLIIEPPTDFQVDSLEKLEFYPGIFQNLSKIVKELDYELVMVTNQDGLGTESFPFEDFIKPQEKMLNAFKNEGIIFTDILIDKSFESENLPTRKPGVGMLGKYMYGNYDLENSYVIGDRITDIQLAENLGSKAIFINEKANERAELITKDWSEIYQFLKKKPRRAKVSRKTNETDIEIEVNLDGKGNSEISTGLNFFDHMLEQISKHGNLDLNIKVNGDLQVDEHHTIEDTAIVLGQAILKALGSKKGIERYGFLLPMDDCLAQVALDFGGRPWLVWDADFKRERIGDVPTELFSHFFKSFTDSSQSNLNIKVEGNNEHHKIESVFKAFAKALKMAVNQTDQSFNVPSTKGSL from the coding sequence ATGAAAAAAGTACTTTTTATAGACCGTGATGGAACTCTGATTATCGAACCACCCACTGATTTTCAGGTTGATTCTCTTGAAAAGCTGGAATTCTATCCTGGTATTTTCCAAAATCTTTCTAAAATTGTAAAAGAACTGGATTATGAATTGGTGATGGTAACCAATCAGGATGGATTAGGAACTGAAAGTTTTCCTTTTGAAGATTTCATCAAACCCCAGGAAAAAATGCTCAATGCATTTAAAAATGAGGGAATTATTTTCACTGATATTTTGATTGATAAAAGCTTTGAAAGTGAAAATTTACCCACCAGAAAACCTGGCGTAGGAATGCTTGGAAAATATATGTATGGAAATTATGATCTTGAAAATTCATATGTTATCGGAGACCGGATCACAGATATTCAGTTAGCGGAAAACTTAGGATCAAAAGCAATCTTCATCAATGAAAAAGCCAATGAAAGGGCTGAACTAATCACAAAAGACTGGTCAGAGATCTACCAGTTTTTAAAGAAAAAGCCAAGACGGGCAAAAGTGTCGAGAAAAACAAATGAAACAGATATTGAAATTGAGGTGAATCTTGATGGTAAAGGGAACTCTGAGATTTCAACAGGTCTCAATTTCTTTGATCACATGTTGGAACAAATCTCAAAGCACGGAAATTTAGATTTGAATATAAAGGTGAACGGAGATTTGCAGGTGGATGAACACCACACCATTGAAGATACTGCCATTGTTTTAGGTCAGGCTATTTTAAAAGCCTTAGGAAGCAAAAAGGGGATAGAAAGATATGGTTTTTTACTGCCGATGGATGATTGTTTGGCTCAGGTTGCCTTAGACTTTGGCGGAAGACCTTGGCTGGTTTGGGATGCTGATTTTAAAAGAGAAAGAATAGGGGATGTTCCAACTGAATTATTTTCACATTTTTTTAAATCATTTACGGATTCATCTCAATCCAATTTGAATATTAAAGTGGAAGGAAACAATGAGCACCACAAGATCGAATCTGTTTTCAAGGCTTTTGCAAAAGCTTTAAAAATGGCAGTGAACCAGACCGATCAGAGTTTTAATGTACCCTCAACTAAAGGAAGTTTATAA
- a CDS encoding glycosyltransferase family 4 protein has protein sequence MKIAFDAKRFFHNTSGLGNYSRDLVRILAKYFPHDQYLLLNKNKSERGKDILENPNVQFVETSKGSMSRQFKMGKDAQKQGADIFHGLSGELPLKWDKRPIKKVVTIHDLIFVRYPQYYSFFDRKIHLWKFKKAAQNADKIIAISEQTKSDIIKYLKVPEHKIRVIYQGCHKAFKEQQSEGLIQTTKEKFNLPQRFILNVGTIEERKNLLNVVKAVSGTGIPLVVVGRKTNYYKKVEAFIRKNKLENQVHFLEGVSMDELAVIYKLADIFIYPSLFEGFGIPIIEALFSKIVTITSNTSSLPEAGGKDSVYINPENHRDIQSKIQFLWDNEAERKRRADKGFEFVQKFNDEPIANELMNLYQEII, from the coding sequence ATGAAGATTGCTTTTGACGCGAAACGTTTTTTCCATAATACTTCCGGGTTAGGAAATTATTCGAGAGATCTTGTAAGAATTCTTGCAAAATATTTTCCTCATGATCAATATCTTTTGCTGAATAAAAATAAATCTGAGAGAGGAAAAGATATTCTGGAAAATCCTAATGTTCAGTTTGTTGAAACTTCTAAAGGAAGTATGTCCCGCCAGTTTAAGATGGGAAAAGATGCACAGAAACAGGGAGCAGATATTTTTCATGGTTTATCAGGGGAGTTACCTTTAAAATGGGATAAAAGACCCATTAAAAAAGTAGTAACCATCCACGATCTTATTTTTGTAAGATACCCCCAGTATTATTCCTTTTTTGACCGTAAAATCCACTTATGGAAATTTAAAAAAGCAGCTCAAAACGCAGATAAAATAATAGCCATTTCAGAGCAGACGAAAAGTGATATTATCAAGTATTTAAAAGTACCGGAACATAAAATAAGAGTTATTTATCAGGGGTGTCATAAGGCTTTCAAAGAACAGCAATCGGAAGGGCTGATTCAGACGACCAAGGAAAAATTCAACCTTCCTCAACGGTTTATTTTGAATGTTGGGACGATCGAAGAGCGAAAGAATCTATTGAACGTCGTAAAAGCGGTAAGTGGCACGGGAATTCCTTTGGTTGTCGTGGGGCGAAAAACCAATTATTATAAAAAGGTGGAAGCTTTCATCAGGAAAAATAAATTGGAGAATCAGGTTCATTTTCTGGAAGGAGTTTCTATGGATGAATTGGCCGTTATTTATAAACTGGCAGATATTTTTATTTATCCGAGTTTGTTTGAAGGATTTGGAATTCCCATTATTGAAGCTCTTTTTTCTAAGATTGTTACGATCACAAGCAACACGAGCAGCTTACCAGAAGCGGGTGGAAAAGATTCTGTTTATATCAACCCTGAAAATCACCGGGATATTCAATCCAAAATACAATTTTTGTGGGATAATGAAGCCGAAAGAAAACGTCGTGCTGATAAGGGTTTCGAGTTTGTTCAAAAGTTTAATGACGAACCAATTGCGAATGAATTGATGAATTTATATCAAGAAATTATTTGA
- a CDS encoding M28 family peptidase, which produces MKNIITFLLCGFLSQQLQSQSFIQAYQDRANQVTQTNITTNLQQFQNLGVKTTGSTNNANALTWIKNKYLGYGYTASQIVEDPFTFGSTSSKNLVITKTGTVYPNKFVIICGHFDSIVGPGTNDNGSGTSIILEAARILKNVPTEYSIKFIHFSGEEQGLRGSSHYANNVAYQNGVRKLDIKLVFNLDQVGGKMGNTNNRIYCDEDQGGLSSNNAASTAVTQQLVNCTTLYSPLLTGIDPAEDTDYIPFEQKGEVITGYFEYKRSNYPHTANDTFANTDPVYIFNVGKATVGALQHFAVASTTSSIVLNTKETSINALESVKMYPNPAKDILTLEVPSSVKNFSFEITDLLGRSLLKQENQTRINVSSLPKGVYLGNLKADEHTVVRKIMIE; this is translated from the coding sequence ATGAAAAATATAATTACTTTTCTTCTTTGTGGCTTTCTAAGCCAGCAATTACAATCACAATCGTTTATTCAAGCTTATCAGGATAGAGCTAATCAGGTTACTCAAACCAATATTACTACCAACTTACAACAGTTTCAGAATCTTGGAGTAAAAACAACTGGCTCCACCAACAATGCCAATGCCCTCACATGGATTAAGAATAAATATTTGGGATATGGCTATACAGCAAGCCAGATCGTAGAAGATCCTTTTACTTTTGGAAGTACGAGCTCAAAAAATTTAGTAATTACAAAGACAGGAACAGTATATCCTAACAAATTTGTTATTATTTGTGGGCATTTCGATAGTATAGTTGGTCCCGGTACCAATGATAATGGCAGCGGAACATCCATTATTCTGGAAGCAGCCAGAATTCTTAAAAATGTTCCTACAGAATATTCAATAAAGTTTATCCATTTTTCAGGAGAAGAACAGGGACTGAGAGGCAGTTCCCATTATGCTAATAATGTAGCTTATCAAAATGGAGTTCGCAAGCTAGATATAAAACTCGTTTTCAATCTTGACCAGGTAGGGGGTAAAATGGGTAATACCAATAATAGGATTTATTGTGATGAAGATCAGGGAGGTCTTAGCAGTAATAATGCTGCATCCACCGCTGTTACTCAGCAATTGGTAAACTGCACGACACTGTATTCCCCGCTTCTTACAGGTATTGATCCGGCAGAAGACACAGACTATATCCCTTTCGAGCAAAAAGGAGAAGTAATTACAGGATATTTTGAATACAAGAGAAGTAATTACCCACATACTGCAAATGATACTTTTGCCAACACTGATCCGGTATATATTTTCAATGTAGGAAAAGCAACCGTTGGAGCCCTTCAGCATTTTGCAGTGGCATCAACAACATCATCTATTGTTTTAAATACGAAGGAAACCTCTATTAATGCTTTAGAATCTGTAAAAATGTACCCTAATCCGGCAAAAGATATCCTTACATTAGAAGTACCATCTTCTGTGAAAAATTTCAGTTTTGAAATTACAGATCTGCTTGGCCGTTCTTTACTTAAACAGGAAAATCAAACAAGAATCAATGTTTCTTCTTTACCAAAAGGAGTTTATTTAGGAAACCTTAAAGCTGATGAACATACAGTTGTAAGAAAAATTATGATTGAATAA
- the hisA gene encoding 1-(5-phosphoribosyl)-5-[(5-phosphoribosylamino)methylideneamino]imidazole-4-carboxamide isomerase, which yields MKIIPAIDIIDGKCVRLSKGDYNTQKIYNENPLEVAKEFEDFGIQFLHVVDLDGAKSKHIVNQKVLESIATGTSLHIDFGGGLKTPEDIEIAFNAGARQITIGSIAVQDPDFCYRLIEKYGTEKIILGADCENRKIKTSGWLEESDKDVIDFILQYRNRGIQQVICTDISKDGMLEGPSTELYKDILANTSVQLVASGGISGIEDVYKMREIGCEGTIIGKAIYEGKIDLRELQKFIENA from the coding sequence ATGAAGATTATTCCTGCTATTGATATTATTGATGGGAAATGCGTCCGTCTTTCAAAAGGAGATTATAACACCCAAAAGATATACAATGAAAATCCTCTGGAAGTTGCTAAAGAATTTGAGGATTTTGGAATTCAATTTCTACATGTAGTAGATCTGGATGGGGCTAAATCCAAACATATTGTCAATCAGAAAGTATTAGAATCCATTGCTACAGGAACTTCTTTGCATATTGATTTTGGAGGAGGATTGAAAACACCAGAAGATATTGAAATCGCTTTTAATGCGGGAGCCAGGCAAATAACAATAGGAAGCATTGCAGTTCAGGATCCGGATTTTTGTTATCGTCTGATTGAAAAATATGGTACTGAAAAGATTATTCTTGGTGCAGACTGTGAAAACAGGAAAATAAAAACTTCGGGATGGTTGGAAGAAAGTGATAAAGATGTTATTGATTTCATCCTTCAATATAGGAATAGAGGAATACAACAGGTAATCTGTACAGATATTTCCAAAGATGGAATGCTGGAAGGTCCTTCAACAGAATTATATAAAGATATCCTGGCAAATACTTCGGTTCAACTTGTTGCCAGTGGTGGAATTTCAGGAATTGAGGATGTGTATAAGATGAGAGAGATTGGTTGCGAAGGAACGATTATAGGAAAAGCCATTTATGAGGGGAAGATAGACTTAAGAGAACTTCAAAAATTTATTGAAAATGCTTAA
- the hisIE gene encoding bifunctional phosphoribosyl-AMP cyclohydrolase/phosphoribosyl-ATP diphosphatase HisIE, whose protein sequence is MIDFNKTNGLVPVIIQDDITLQVLMLGYMNEEAFNKTKNEGIVTFFSRSKNRLWTKGEESGNFLTVRNIDIDCDQDTILIKVIPTNVVCHTGSFSCFGEKDSKGFIYELEGKISQRIDEKIEGSYTYSLYQKGINKVAQKVGEEAVEVVIEAKDDNADLFKNEAADLLYHFLILLKAKGFSFTEIEEILEMRNQK, encoded by the coding sequence ATGATTGATTTTAATAAAACAAATGGCTTGGTTCCTGTAATTATTCAGGATGACATCACCCTGCAGGTTCTGATGCTTGGGTATATGAATGAAGAGGCTTTTAATAAAACTAAAAATGAAGGCATCGTTACTTTTTTCAGCCGGTCTAAAAATAGATTATGGACAAAAGGAGAGGAGTCCGGTAACTTTTTAACGGTTAGAAATATCGATATTGATTGTGATCAGGATACCATTCTTATTAAAGTAATTCCTACAAATGTAGTGTGCCATACCGGAAGTTTCAGCTGTTTTGGAGAAAAAGACTCTAAAGGATTTATATATGAGCTGGAAGGAAAGATTTCTCAGAGGATCGATGAAAAAATAGAAGGATCTTATACCTATTCACTTTATCAGAAAGGAATCAATAAAGTGGCACAGAAAGTAGGAGAGGAAGCAGTAGAAGTCGTTATAGAAGCTAAAGATGATAATGCTGATTTATTTAAAAATGAGGCTGCTGATCTTTTATATCATTTCTTAATTCTTCTGAAGGCAAAAGGCTTTTCTTTTACAGAAATTGAGGAAATTTTAGAGATGAGAAATCAAAAATAG
- the hisG gene encoding ATP phosphoribosyltransferase has translation MSKLKIAIQKSGRLYEDSLQLLKDCGIFVNNGKDQLKVSVDNFPFEIMYLRNSDIPQYLEDGVVDIAIVGENLLVEKEKQIEIVQKLGFSKCRVSLAVPKEIETDELSYFQGKKIATSYPNTLKRFLAENAVLADIHVISGSVEIAPNIGLADGICDIVSSGSTLFKNGLRETITLLTSEAVLAKNLQLDSEKEIILEKFLFRIKAVLKAKKSKYILMNVPNEKIADITNVLPVLKSPTVLPLAEEGWSSIHSVIAEERFWEVIDELKDNGAQDILIIPIDKMVI, from the coding sequence ATGAGTAAATTAAAAATTGCCATCCAGAAAAGCGGCAGACTGTATGAAGATTCTTTGCAGCTTCTAAAAGATTGTGGGATTTTCGTCAATAATGGGAAAGACCAACTAAAAGTTTCGGTAGATAACTTTCCTTTTGAGATTATGTATCTCAGAAATTCTGATATCCCACAGTATCTTGAAGATGGGGTTGTAGATATCGCTATTGTTGGCGAAAACCTGTTGGTTGAAAAAGAAAAGCAGATTGAAATTGTTCAGAAACTTGGATTTTCAAAGTGTCGGGTTTCGCTGGCAGTCCCTAAAGAGATAGAAACTGATGAACTGAGTTATTTTCAGGGGAAGAAAATTGCCACTTCCTATCCTAATACACTGAAAAGATTCTTAGCTGAAAATGCTGTTTTGGCAGATATCCATGTAATCTCAGGGTCTGTAGAAATTGCGCCCAATATCGGATTGGCAGATGGGATCTGTGATATTGTGAGCTCTGGCAGTACTTTATTCAAAAATGGATTAAGGGAAACCATTACCTTGTTGACGTCTGAAGCCGTTCTGGCTAAAAATCTACAGCTGGATAGCGAAAAAGAAATTATTCTTGAGAAATTTTTATTCCGAATTAAAGCGGTATTAAAAGCTAAAAAATCCAAATATATCCTGATGAATGTTCCGAACGAGAAGATTGCAGACATTACGAATGTTCTTCCCGTTCTTAAAAGTCCTACCGTACTTCCTTTAGCAGAAGAGGGGTGGAGCAGTATTCATTCTGTAATCGCTGAAGAAAGATTCTGGGAGGTCATTGATGAGCTTAAGGATAACGGAGCCCAGGATATTTTAATAATTCCAATCGATAAAATGGTCATCTAA
- the hisC gene encoding histidinol-phosphate transaminase, which yields MEQLTITQFVRKNILELQPYISFRDHNEFEAPVLMDANESPFGTFNRYPDSTQKKLKRKIADLKNLSPGQIVVGNGSDELIDLIIKIFCEPKKDAIMMMNPSFAMYAFYAAINENKVIKVDLDENFEMVKENFLKMSEENQPKIFFLCSPNNPTGNSVDDIEFYLQNFNGIVVVDEAYIEFSDKKSSLELLIKYPNLIVLQTFSKAWGKAGARVGIACATEEIIKLINTVKAPYNVNSLSQELIIKSIDQLDEFQENVENILIERDWLESELRQMECVSKIFPTDANFFLVKFNNVDQVYQKLLEEEVLTNKRSPAIPDCIRINIGTREENKSLIAVLNKLKS from the coding sequence ATGGAGCAATTAACAATTACACAGTTTGTACGAAAGAATATTTTGGAATTACAGCCTTATATCAGCTTTAGGGATCATAATGAATTTGAAGCGCCCGTTTTAATGGATGCTAATGAAAGTCCTTTTGGAACGTTTAACCGATATCCGGATTCTACCCAAAAAAAGCTTAAGAGAAAAATAGCTGATCTGAAAAATCTGTCTCCTGGCCAAATTGTTGTGGGAAATGGAAGCGACGAGCTTATTGATCTGATCATTAAAATCTTTTGTGAACCGAAAAAAGATGCGATAATGATGATGAATCCTTCTTTTGCCATGTATGCCTTTTATGCTGCCATCAATGAAAATAAAGTTATTAAGGTAGATCTTGATGAAAATTTTGAGATGGTAAAAGAAAATTTCTTAAAAATGTCTGAAGAGAACCAGCCTAAGATTTTTTTCCTTTGTTCGCCCAATAATCCTACAGGAAACAGTGTAGATGACATTGAATTTTACCTTCAGAATTTTAATGGAATTGTAGTGGTAGATGAAGCGTATATTGAATTTTCTGATAAGAAATCAAGCCTGGAGCTGCTCATAAAATATCCTAATCTTATTGTACTGCAAACCTTTTCTAAAGCCTGGGGGAAAGCAGGAGCAAGGGTAGGAATTGCTTGTGCAACGGAGGAGATCATCAAGCTGATTAATACAGTAAAAGCTCCTTACAATGTCAATTCTTTAAGCCAGGAGCTTATTATAAAGAGTATTGACCAACTGGATGAATTTCAAGAGAATGTAGAAAATATTTTAATTGAAAGAGATTGGCTGGAAAGTGAGCTTAGACAAATGGAATGTGTTTCTAAAATTTTCCCTACGGATGCTAACTTCTTTCTCGTTAAATTCAATAATGTGGATCAGGTATACCAAAAGTTGCTTGAAGAAGAAGTGCTTACGAATAAGAGATCTCCGGCAATTCCTGATTGTATAAGAATCAACATTGGAACAAGAGAAGAAAACAAAAGTTTAATTGCTGTTTTAAACAAATTAAAATCATGA
- the hisH gene encoding imidazole glycerol phosphate synthase subunit HisH — translation MVTIIKYNGGNVQSVQNALSRLNVESIITDDFDLIKNAEKVIFPGVGEASSTMKLLKEKGLDQFIPTLEQPVLGICLGMQLMCKNNEEGDTVGMGIFDINVKKFPSREIVPHMGWNTVAETQSPIFLDIEKESDVYFVHSYYCELSKYTTSICDYILPFSASLQKDNFFATQFHPEKSGKAGEQLLRNFLNL, via the coding sequence ATGGTTACTATTATAAAATACAATGGAGGAAATGTTCAATCCGTTCAGAATGCGCTTAGTAGATTAAACGTAGAATCTATTATTACAGATGATTTTGATCTCATTAAAAATGCAGAAAAAGTTATTTTTCCGGGGGTTGGTGAAGCATCTTCAACAATGAAGTTATTGAAAGAAAAAGGGCTGGATCAGTTTATTCCAACTTTAGAACAACCGGTATTGGGTATTTGTCTGGGAATGCAGCTGATGTGTAAGAATAATGAAGAAGGAGATACTGTGGGAATGGGAATTTTTGATATCAATGTTAAAAAGTTTCCATCGAGAGAAATAGTTCCTCATATGGGATGGAATACAGTTGCCGAGACACAATCACCTATTTTTTTAGATATTGAAAAAGAAAGCGATGTCTATTTTGTTCATAGCTATTATTGTGAATTATCAAAGTATACGACATCGATATGTGATTATATATTGCCATTTAGTGCGTCCTTGCAAAAGGATAATTTCTTCGCTACTCAGTTTCACCCTGAAAAATCAGGAAAGGCTGGAGAGCAGTTACTTCGAAACTTTTTAAACCTTTAA
- the hisF gene encoding imidazole glycerol phosphate synthase subunit HisF, whose product MLKKRIIPCLDIKDGTTVKGVNFEGLRNAGDPISLAKKYEKEGADELVFLDITATIEQRKTFVTLVKDIAKELSIPFTVGGGISSVEDVRKLLEAGADKISINSSAVKNPQLISDLAYEFGSQCIVVAVDTKSVNNEDWVHIKGGREITGLRTLEWAKRAELLGAGEILLTSMDGDGTKKGFDLRITKAVSEAINIPVIASGGAGAIGDFESVFQKTKATGALAASVFHFGEIHIQDLKQNLLINKIQVRQ is encoded by the coding sequence ATGCTTAAAAAGAGAATTATTCCATGTTTGGATATTAAAGATGGAACAACGGTAAAGGGGGTTAATTTTGAAGGGTTGCGAAATGCCGGAGATCCCATAAGTCTGGCAAAAAAGTATGAGAAGGAGGGTGCGGACGAATTGGTTTTCCTTGATATTACAGCAACTATTGAACAAAGAAAAACCTTTGTGACGCTTGTGAAAGATATTGCTAAGGAACTGAGCATTCCCTTCACGGTAGGAGGTGGAATTTCATCTGTTGAAGACGTTAGAAAGTTGTTGGAAGCCGGAGCTGATAAGATCAGTATTAATTCTTCAGCGGTTAAAAATCCTCAGTTGATTTCAGATCTGGCTTATGAATTTGGAAGTCAGTGCATTGTAGTTGCTGTTGACACAAAATCTGTGAATAATGAAGACTGGGTACACATTAAAGGAGGAAGAGAAATTACAGGATTGAGAACCTTGGAATGGGCGAAGAGAGCTGAGTTGCTAGGAGCAGGGGAAATTTTACTGACATCTATGGATGGTGACGGAACAAAAAAAGGATTTGATCTCAGGATTACAAAAGCGGTATCTGAGGCCATTAATATTCCTGTGATTGCTTCAGGAGGAGCGGGAGCTATAGGGGACTTTGAAAGCGTATTTCAAAAAACAAAGGCAACAGGTGCATTAGCTGCAAGCGTATTTCATTTCGGAGAAATTCATATTCAGGATTTAAAACAGAATCTATTAATTAATAAAATTCAGGTAAGACAATGA
- the hisD gene encoding histidinol dehydrogenase yields MFVHRYPQRETWAELVKRPVLKKEEISGIISEIFREVEENGDKALLEFTKKFDSAELDNIEVVQSEIDRAIILVTEELKTAIQTARNNITKFHASQQSGIEKIETTKGVICWRENRAVEKVGIYIPGGTAPLFSTVLMLAIPAQLAGCKEIILCTPPDKNGNVNPAILYAAMLCGVTRIFKTGGAQAVAAMAIGTESIPNVYKIFGPGNQFVVAAKEYAQNYGVAIDMPAGPSEVLVIADQQAIPSFCAADLLSQAEHGSDSQVVFISTDLEVFSDTMEEIDNQLKKLPRNQFAQESLDNSHFILLNTVEDAIEFSNAYAPEHLILAVEDFTKYIPSVQNAGSVFLGNYSCESAGDYASGTNHTLPTNGYARNYSGVSLDSFVKKITFQELSVKGLQNLGKTIELMAEAEGLFAHKNAVSIRLKNKR; encoded by the coding sequence ATGTTTGTACACAGATATCCTCAGAGAGAAACATGGGCAGAGCTTGTCAAGCGTCCCGTCCTAAAAAAAGAAGAAATTTCAGGAATAATTTCAGAGATCTTCAGGGAAGTTGAAGAAAACGGAGATAAAGCCTTGCTTGAGTTCACGAAAAAATTTGATTCTGCAGAACTGGACAATATTGAAGTTGTACAAAGTGAGATCGATCGGGCAATAATTTTGGTTACCGAAGAACTAAAAACAGCTATTCAGACAGCCAGGAATAATATTACTAAATTTCATGCTTCACAACAATCAGGAATTGAAAAGATTGAGACTACAAAAGGTGTCATCTGCTGGAGGGAAAACCGGGCTGTTGAAAAAGTAGGAATATATATTCCCGGAGGAACAGCTCCCTTGTTTTCTACAGTTCTGATGTTAGCGATTCCTGCCCAACTGGCCGGATGTAAAGAAATTATTTTATGTACACCTCCAGATAAAAATGGGAATGTAAATCCTGCTATTCTTTATGCTGCAATGCTTTGCGGAGTAACCAGAATATTTAAAACAGGAGGGGCACAGGCGGTCGCTGCAATGGCTATAGGTACAGAAAGCATCCCGAATGTATATAAAATCTTCGGTCCTGGAAACCAGTTTGTAGTTGCGGCGAAAGAATATGCACAAAACTATGGCGTTGCTATCGATATGCCCGCCGGGCCCAGTGAGGTTTTGGTTATCGCAGATCAGCAGGCAATTCCTTCTTTCTGTGCTGCAGATCTCCTTTCCCAGGCCGAACACGGAAGTGACAGTCAGGTGGTTTTTATTTCCACGGATTTGGAGGTTTTTAGTGATACTATGGAGGAAATAGACAATCAGCTTAAAAAACTTCCGAGAAATCAATTTGCTCAGGAATCATTGGATAACAGCCACTTTATTTTGCTCAATACTGTAGAGGATGCTATAGAATTTAGCAATGCATATGCTCCTGAACACCTTATTCTGGCAGTGGAAGATTTTACAAAATATATTCCTTCTGTTCAAAATGCGGGTTCGGTGTTTCTGGGGAATTATTCATGTGAGAGTGCCGGAGATTATGCAAGCGGAACCAACCACACGCTTCCCACCAATGGATATGCCCGAAACTACAGCGGAGTATCATTAGACAGCTTTGTTAAGAAAATCACTTTTCAGGAGCTTTCGGTAAAAGGATTACAAAATTTAGGAAAAACAATAGAATTAATGGCAGAGGCAGAAGGATTATTCGCTCATAAGAATGCCGTTTCAATACGATTAAAAAATAAAAGATAA